A single Tumebacillus sp. BK434 DNA region contains:
- a CDS encoding Rrf2 family transcriptional regulator: MKLSSRGHYGLMAMTYLAQKADGGPTPIKQIASAEEIPEQYLEQIFVELRKAGLVTSVRGARGGYRLGRAPEEINVGQVVKVLEGEIAPVECLHSSEEDAELCCSKTEYCTTKVVWEKLRDTMVAVLDDITLYDIVTGSAKLYTQKQSAE; this comes from the coding sequence TTGAAGCTTTCTTCGCGCGGTCACTACGGCTTGATGGCCATGACCTACCTCGCGCAAAAAGCGGACGGAGGTCCTACGCCGATTAAGCAGATCGCTTCTGCCGAAGAGATTCCAGAGCAGTATCTGGAGCAGATCTTCGTAGAACTTCGCAAGGCGGGGCTTGTCACCAGTGTACGCGGTGCCCGCGGAGGTTACCGGCTGGGCCGGGCCCCCGAGGAGATCAACGTCGGCCAGGTCGTAAAAGTGCTGGAAGGCGAAATTGCGCCGGTTGAGTGTCTGCACTCCTCCGAGGAGGACGCAGAGCTTTGCTGCTCGAAGACCGAGTATTGCACGACCAAGGTCGTCTGGGAGAAATTGCGAGATACGATGGTTGCCGTGCTGGACGACATCACGCTCTATGATATCGTCACAGGCAGCGCCAAACTCTATACGCAGAAGCAATCTGCCGAGTAA
- the nifU gene encoding Fe-S cluster assembly scaffold protein NifU — MYSDKVIDHFTNPRNVGEIEDASGVGEVGNMKCGDIMKMYLKIDDATNMIEDVTFKTFGCGAAIATSSMSTEMIKGKTISEALDLTNRAIADALDGLPPVKMHCSVLAEEALKAALLDYQKKSGKNLGLNEEDFEDWDEE, encoded by the coding sequence ATGTACAGCGATAAAGTAATCGACCATTTCACCAACCCGCGCAACGTAGGTGAAATCGAAGACGCATCCGGTGTTGGCGAAGTCGGCAACATGAAGTGCGGGGACATCATGAAGATGTACCTGAAGATCGACGATGCAACCAACATGATCGAAGATGTAACATTTAAGACGTTCGGCTGCGGCGCGGCGATCGCAACTTCGTCGATGTCCACCGAAATGATCAAGGGCAAGACCATCTCCGAAGCGCTGGACCTGACCAACCGTGCGATCGCAGACGCACTGGACGGCCTGCCGCCGGTGAAAATGCACTGTTCGGTACTGGCAGAGGAAGCGCTGAAAGCAGCTCTGCTCGACTACCAAAAGAAATCCGGCAAGAACCTCGGCCTGAACGAAGAAGACTTCGAAGACTGGGACGAAGAGTAA
- the corA gene encoding magnesium/cobalt transporter CorA produces the protein MIRIVAVTKQHELLNNLTLQDLHRADLAWYWVDFSTPTQSEGLLLRDHFQFHPLAVEDCFHFLQRPKIDHFDDYHFFVLHALNQMTLNSEEIDLFVGPNFLVSFHMTNLREVETVWARVQTDEKTHQRGPNFISYLIIDTIVDNYFPAVQQLEDQLDVLEDKTRQQSTRSLMDQVFEIRTDLLALRRTIVPTRDLLYRVLNAEQLESLRPQRVYFSDIYDHLLKLAEMIDSNRELTADIRDSYMSLSSNRMNSVMMILTAITTIFMPLTLLTGIYGMNFDFMPGLHEQNGFMIMIITMLGIGVGLFLFFRSKGWFD, from the coding sequence ATGATTCGGATCGTAGCCGTAACCAAGCAGCACGAGCTGCTGAACAACCTGACCCTGCAAGATCTGCACCGCGCGGACCTCGCCTGGTACTGGGTCGATTTTTCCACGCCGACCCAAAGCGAAGGGCTGCTGCTGCGCGACCATTTCCAGTTCCACCCGCTGGCGGTGGAAGACTGTTTTCATTTTTTGCAGCGACCGAAGATCGACCATTTTGACGATTATCACTTCTTTGTGCTGCACGCCTTGAATCAGATGACGCTCAATTCGGAAGAGATCGACCTGTTTGTCGGGCCAAACTTTCTCGTCTCGTTTCATATGACCAACCTGCGCGAAGTGGAAACGGTCTGGGCCCGGGTGCAGACCGACGAGAAGACGCATCAGCGCGGGCCGAATTTCATCTCCTATCTGATCATCGATACCATTGTGGACAACTACTTCCCCGCCGTGCAGCAGCTGGAAGATCAGCTCGACGTGCTGGAGGACAAGACGCGCCAACAGTCGACCCGCTCGCTGATGGATCAGGTCTTCGAGATCCGCACCGACCTGCTGGCGCTGCGCCGGACGATCGTGCCGACGCGGGATCTGCTGTACCGGGTCTTAAATGCGGAGCAGTTGGAGTCCTTACGTCCGCAGCGCGTGTATTTCAGCGACATCTACGACCACCTGCTCAAGCTGGCCGAGATGATCGATTCCAACCGCGAGCTGACGGCCGACATTCGCGACTCGTATATGTCGCTTTCTTCGAACCGAATGAACTCGGTGATGATGATCCTGACGGCGATCACGACGATCTTCATGCCGCTGACGCTGCTGACCGGCATCTACGGGATGAACTTCGACTTCATGCCAGGTCTGCATGAGCAAAATGGGTTCATGATCATGATCATCACGATGCTCGGCATCGGGGTCGGCCTGTTCCTGTTCTTCCGCAGCAAAGGCTGGTTCGACTGA
- the nifS gene encoding cysteine desulfurase NifS: protein MTVLRKVYLDHAATTPVRQEVLDAMMHVYKEVYGNPSSIHQFGRPARKLMEEAREKVAKAINADPKEIVFTGSGTEADNLAIVGGARANKKKGNHLITSVVEHHAVLDAFKALEKEGFEVTYLPVDAEGRVSVEDFKNALRDDTVLVSIMHGNNEVGTIMPVEEIGAICRERKILFHTDAVQTVGKIPVDVKAINCDFLALSGHKIYGPKGIGVLYMRRGVRTQPLYYGGGQERKLRPGTENVANIVALSVAIELAVAEMAEESARLSVLRDKLIDGILNNIEETRLNGPREGRLPHNVNVSIEYIEGEALLLSCDMKGFAASSGSACTSGSLDPSHVLMAMGLTHTTAHGSLRLSLGKSTTEEDIDYVIEQLKPIADRLRAMSPVWERFQKGLPIT, encoded by the coding sequence ATGACAGTTTTGCGTAAAGTCTATCTGGACCATGCGGCGACCACTCCGGTCCGCCAAGAAGTACTCGATGCGATGATGCATGTCTACAAAGAGGTATACGGCAACCCGTCGTCCATCCACCAATTTGGACGCCCGGCGCGCAAACTGATGGAAGAAGCGCGCGAGAAGGTAGCCAAGGCGATCAACGCCGACCCGAAAGAGATCGTCTTCACCGGTTCCGGCACCGAAGCTGACAACCTGGCGATCGTTGGCGGCGCGCGTGCGAACAAGAAAAAAGGCAACCACCTGATCACCTCCGTCGTCGAGCACCATGCTGTGTTGGATGCGTTCAAGGCGCTGGAGAAGGAAGGCTTCGAGGTCACCTATCTGCCGGTGGACGCGGAAGGCCGCGTGTCGGTAGAAGATTTCAAGAACGCGCTGCGCGATGACACCGTGCTGGTGTCGATCATGCACGGCAACAACGAAGTCGGCACGATCATGCCGGTGGAAGAGATCGGCGCGATCTGCCGTGAGCGCAAGATCCTGTTCCACACCGACGCCGTGCAAACGGTCGGCAAGATCCCGGTTGACGTCAAGGCGATCAACTGCGACTTCCTCGCCCTGTCCGGCCACAAGATCTACGGTCCGAAAGGCATCGGCGTGCTGTACATGCGCCGCGGCGTTCGCACCCAGCCGCTGTACTACGGTGGCGGTCAAGAGCGCAAACTGCGCCCGGGCACCGAAAACGTAGCGAACATCGTCGCTCTGTCTGTCGCGATCGAGCTGGCTGTTGCTGAGATGGCAGAAGAGTCTGCTCGCCTGTCCGTCCTGCGCGACAAGCTGATCGACGGCATCCTGAACAACATCGAAGAGACGCGCCTGAACGGTCCGCGCGAAGGCCGTCTGCCGCATAACGTCAACGTTTCGATCGAGTACATCGAAGGGGAAGCGCTCCTGCTCTCCTGCGACATGAAGGGCTTCGCAGCTTCTTCCGGTTCTGCTTGCACCTCCGGCTCGCTCGATCCGTCGCACGTGCTGATGGCGATGGGTCTGACCCACACCACCGCACACGGTTCGCTGCGCCTGTCCCTGGGCAAGTCGACCACGGAAGAAGATATCGATTATGTGATCGAGCAGCTCAAGCCGATCGCAGACCGCCTGCGCGCGATGTCGCCGGTGTGGGAGCGTTTCCAAAAGGGTCTGCCGATCACGTAA